A window of the Rhizobium brockwellii genome harbors these coding sequences:
- a CDS encoding F0F1 ATP synthase subunit epsilon, which yields MADNFNFELVSPERLLLSEMVTEVVIPATEGEMTVMANHAPTMTTIKPGVVSVRSASGKKQDYVVFGGFADILPTGCTLLAESAVPVEELNKDELTRRIEAARQELEHAELHEHKSKLEHFIMELTHLRGVVQQD from the coding sequence ATGGCTGACAATTTCAACTTTGAGCTCGTTTCGCCGGAGCGTCTGCTGCTGTCGGAGATGGTGACCGAGGTCGTCATCCCCGCGACTGAAGGCGAGATGACGGTCATGGCAAACCATGCGCCGACGATGACGACGATCAAGCCGGGTGTCGTGAGCGTACGTTCGGCCTCCGGCAAGAAGCAGGACTACGTGGTGTTCGGCGGTTTTGCCGATATCCTGCCGACCGGCTGCACATTGCTCGCCGAATCCGCGGTTCCGGTCGAGGAGCTCAACAAGGACGAGCTGACCCGTCGTATCGAGGCCGCCCGCCAGGAACTCGAACATGCCGAGCTGCACGAGCACAAGTCGAAGCTCGAGCACTTTATC